One genomic region from Nymphaea colorata isolate Beijing-Zhang1983 chromosome 10, ASM883128v2, whole genome shotgun sequence encodes:
- the LOC116261671 gene encoding peroxidase N-like, which translates to MHSHIYPTSDSSSPCNVHISRMKNIGSSCLKFLTLMSLALTVSAQLTPNFYDATCPNVLQIVRSQVMKAIMNEQRMAASLLRLHFHDCFVDGCDGSILLDGSNGEKFALPNLNSVRGFEVVDSIKAAVENACTGVVSCADILAIAARDSVLFSGGPTWRVQLGRRDGLVANQSGANAGLPSPFDPLATIISKFAAVGLDVTDVVTLSGGHTIGLSRCAFFSRRLFNYSGTGAPDTTMDPTMVSDLQTVCPQNGDGNSTAPLDRNSEDLFDNNYFSNLLSGKGLLESDQILFSSAAAATTTKTLVETYSKNSASFMTAFANSMVKMGSISPLTGSNGQIRKNCRVVNSS; encoded by the exons ATGCATTCACACATATACCCAACATCGGATAGTTCTTCTCCCTGTAATGTCCATATCTCAAGAATGAAGAACATTGGCTCTTCTTGTCTCAAGTTCTTGACCTTGATGTCTCTCGCTCTAACAGTGTCGGCTCAGTTAACCCCCAATTTTTATGATGCAACATGCCCTAACGTACTGCAGATAGTCAGGAGCCAAGTTATGAAAGCTATTATGAATGAGCAGAGAATGGCAGCGTCCTTGCTTCGGCTTCACTTCCATGACTGTTTTGTAGAC GGGTGCGATGGATCAATTCTGCTGGATGGAAGCAACGGAGAGAAGTTTGCGTTGCCAAACTTGAATTCGGTACGAGGGTTTGAGGTTGTGGACTCAATCAAGGCTGCAGTGGAGAATGCCTGCACTGGCGTGGTTTCCTGCGCTGATATTCTTGCCATAGCAGCAAGAGACTCCGTGCTTTTC AGTGGGGGTCCGACTTGGAGGGTGCAGCTTGGTAGGAGGGATGGGCTTGTGGCTAATCAGAGTGGAGCCAACGCCGGCCTCCCCTCGCCATTTGACCCCTTAGCAACAATAATCTCCAAATTTGCGGCAGTAGGGCTGGACGTCACTGACGTCGTTACTTTATCAg GAGGGCACACCATCGGTTTATCCAGGTGCGCATTTTTCAGCAGAAGGCTCTTCAATTACTCAGGCACCGGTGCACCTGACACCACCATGGACCCTACCATGGTCTCAGATCTGCAAACCGTGTGCCCTCAAAACGGCGACGGCAACTCGACGGCGCCTCTCGACCGGAACTCCGAGGACCTCTTCGACAACAACTACTTCAGCAACCTCTTGTCTGGCAAGGGACTCCTCGAATCCGACCAGATCTTGTTCTCTAGTGCTGCTGCCGCAACCACCACCAAAACCCTGGTAGAGACTTACAGCAAGAACTCCGCCTCTTTCATGACGGCTTTTGCCAATTCCATGGTCAAGATGGGAAGCATAAGTCCTCTTACTGGATCCAATGGACAAATCAGGAAGAATTGCAGGGTCGTCAACTCATCTTAG
- the LOC116262209 gene encoding uncharacterized protein LOC116262209, whose product MSITTNEVAQKISSGTFQYLLLMAANYTSWVIRVQATMEDQGVREVVEPVADVAVDTRKDKKAKSHLLQALPKDLLMQVAKKATAKEVWDCLKTRFVGADQPREEIPEMLKIDFDTMKMQKEESLDQYAGRLTRMSIKYANLGGTLSDAALVKKLFDTIPNQFLSIIASIEQFCYLDNMLFEEAVGRLNTYEEHSRPRAFGTGGNGDAQLLLTQAEWEAQQKRSGGDPSLTRKEKAHGEGGVCSWGGRGRGRRHGDFSLNDRVGGSRGGGRDKSHICCFNCDKLGHYTNRCKAPKKKEGAHLTQADDTEPALLLAELEEMVSAALEQPEWQDR is encoded by the exons ATGTCAATCACCACAAATGAAGTAGCGCAGAAGATCTCCAGTGGGACGTTCCAGTATCTGCTGCTCATGGCAGCCAACTATACCAGCTGGGTAATTAGGGTCCAAGCCACGATGGAGGATCAAGGCGTCCGGGAAGTAGTCGAGCCGGTGGCCGATGTGGCTGTCGACACGAGGAAGGACAAGAAGGCGAAGTCACATCTTCTCCAAGCCCTCCCGAAGGATCTCCTAATGCAGGTGGCAAAGAAGGCAACAGCTAAGGAGGTCTGGGATTGCCTCAAGACGAGATTCGTCGGGGCAGATCAACCAAGGGAGGAGATACCTGAG ATGTTGAAGATCGACTTTGACACCATGAAAATGCAGAAAGAAGAGTCGTTGGATCAATATGCGGGCAGGCTCACCAGGATGTCCATCAAGTATGCCAACTTGGGGGGAACCCTGAGTGACGCCGCCCTGGTGAAGAAGTTATTTGACACTATTCCAAATCAATTTCTCAGCATAATCGCTAGCATAGAGCAGTTTTGCTACCTTGACAATATGTTGTTTGAAGAGGCTGTGGGACGACTCAATACCTACGAAGAACACTCTCGTCCCCGAGCATTCGGAACCGGTGGCAACGGCGATGCTCAACTACTTCTCACTCAGGCCGAGTGGGAGGCACAACAGAAGAGAAGCGGCGGCGACCCGTCATTGACCCGAAAGGAGAAGGCTCACGGGGAAGGAGGAGTTTGTAGTTGGGGTGGTCGTGGACGTGGCAGAAGGCATGGGGACTTCTCACTCAATGACAGAGTAGGTGGCTCTAGGGGTGGTGGTCGTGACAAGAGTCACATCTGTTGCTTCAATTGTGACAAATTAGGGCATTACACGAACCGATGCAAGGCTCCCAAGAAGAAGGAGGGGGCGCATCTCACACAAGCTGACGACACTGAGCCAGCCTTGCTACTTGCAGAGTTGGAAGAAATGGTGTCTGCAGCACTTGAACAACCAGAATGGCAGGATCGGTAG